A genomic window from Qipengyuania oceanensis includes:
- a CDS encoding HdaA/DnaA family protein, translated as MSQIVLPLTLGRSADSLRIVTGNANRAAVDALAEPAGWPFRTAILAGPPRSGRSLLGRWFEQTGGGAFVDDADRLDETELFHRWNRAQEEGETLLLAGPASGWTIALPDLRSRLGAALHLEIGTPDDDMLASLIEAHAQQRGLALGEGALTYLVPRATRSFAAIEKLVEEIDRLTLERKVPATLAIWRAALDAVEGPEQASLL; from the coding sequence GTGTCGCAGATCGTCCTTCCGCTGACGCTGGGCCGGAGCGCCGACTCGCTGCGCATCGTGACCGGCAACGCCAATCGCGCGGCCGTGGATGCCCTGGCCGAACCGGCCGGCTGGCCGTTTCGCACCGCAATCCTGGCAGGACCGCCGCGCTCGGGCCGCAGCCTGCTCGGCAGATGGTTCGAGCAGACCGGAGGCGGGGCCTTCGTGGACGATGCCGATAGGCTCGACGAAACCGAACTGTTCCACCGCTGGAACCGCGCGCAAGAAGAGGGCGAGACGCTGCTTCTCGCCGGTCCGGCTAGCGGCTGGACCATCGCGCTGCCGGACCTGCGCTCGCGATTGGGAGCGGCGCTGCATCTCGAGATCGGGACGCCCGACGACGACATGCTCGCCTCGCTGATCGAAGCCCACGCGCAGCAGCGCGGGCTTGCGCTGGGCGAGGGCGCACTTACCTATCTGGTACCGCGGGCGACCCGCAGCTTCGCGGCGATCGAGAAGCTGGTCGAGGAGATCGATCGGCTGACGCTCGAGCGCAAGGTTCCGGCGACGCTGGCGATCTGGCGGGCGGCGCTGGATGCAGTGGAAGGGCCGGAGCAGGCCAGCTTGCTTTAG
- the epsC gene encoding serine O-acetyltransferase EpsC → MFDNVTAYLDSIKARDPAPRSRWEVLLYPGVWAVFYHRIAHWLFEAKLFFLARLVNHFSRMVTAIDIHPGATIGKNFFIDHGFTVIGETAEIGDNVTLYQCVTLGGTNPTNGVRGKRHPTLKDNVIIGSGAQIIGPITVGERARVGANAVVTDDVPDGATMIGIKARSTLVPAEEWIKEFIPYGTPCEDADGNKVDCFAKMESEMANLRAEIRDLRDRLDGPAQRSGTDS, encoded by the coding sequence ATGTTCGATAATGTGACGGCCTATCTGGACTCGATCAAGGCGCGCGATCCCGCGCCGCGCAGTCGCTGGGAAGTGCTGCTTTATCCGGGCGTCTGGGCGGTGTTCTATCATCGCATCGCGCACTGGCTGTTCGAGGCCAAGCTGTTCTTCCTTGCCCGGCTGGTGAACCATTTCTCGCGCATGGTGACCGCGATCGATATCCATCCGGGTGCCACGATCGGGAAGAATTTCTTCATCGATCACGGCTTCACGGTGATCGGCGAGACGGCAGAGATCGGCGACAACGTCACGCTCTACCAATGCGTCACGCTCGGCGGCACCAACCCGACCAATGGCGTGCGCGGCAAACGGCACCCGACCTTGAAGGACAACGTCATCATCGGTTCGGGCGCGCAGATCATCGGGCCAATCACCGTCGGAGAGCGTGCGCGCGTCGGCGCCAACGCCGTGGTCACCGACGACGTGCCCGACGGTGCCACGATGATCGGGATCAAGGCGCGGTCCACGCTCGTTCCGGCCGAGGAATGGATCAAGGAATTCATCCCCTACGGCACCCCGTGCGAGGACGCGGATGGCAACAAGGTCGATTGCTTTGCCAAAATGGAATCCGAAATGGCGAACCTGCGCGCGGAAATCCGCGATTTGCGGGACCGGCTCGACGGGCCTGCCCAGCG
- a CDS encoding heavy-metal-associated domain-containing protein, giving the protein MAHTLSLPRNARPSFPASFPVLLALLFAALSAGLLLDALLAQVDGERGIAPVAASSDIEVNGVEVDVRGKSAEEARENGWREAQRKAWEKIKGPKLADSQLESLVSAIVIEQERISPGRYIATLGVIFDRTRASAYLGGDQAQQSSAPMLLLPVTYTGGTATVYEMRNPWQRAWAEYQPGRSPINYVRPTGSGGDSLLLTSGQIQRRSRTWWRNILDQFGAADVLVPVAQLDYRYPGGPVAGRFTARYGPDSRVLGSFELEAASPDALPAMLNTAVTRFDAIFRKALADGKLTPDPTLNLGSGEIDPAVARLIEIGRAMRARENALLERADEIAPAPVAAPTATPDAPQVLNRHTVQFATPNAAAFDATLGQVRGIGGVRSASISSTAIGGTSVMQVTYAGSLDQLAAALRGAGFTVNQGSTALAISR; this is encoded by the coding sequence ATGGCCCATACGCTTTCCCTCCCTCGCAACGCGCGCCCGTCGTTCCCGGCATCCTTTCCGGTGCTGCTTGCGCTGCTGTTCGCAGCGCTGAGCGCCGGGTTGCTGCTCGACGCGCTGCTCGCACAAGTCGACGGAGAGCGCGGGATCGCACCGGTTGCGGCCAGCAGCGACATCGAGGTCAACGGCGTCGAAGTCGATGTGCGCGGAAAGTCCGCAGAGGAAGCGCGCGAAAACGGCTGGCGCGAGGCGCAGCGCAAGGCGTGGGAAAAGATCAAGGGGCCCAAGCTGGCCGATTCGCAGCTCGAATCGCTGGTGTCGGCAATCGTCATCGAGCAGGAGCGGATTTCTCCCGGCCGCTATATCGCCACGCTGGGCGTCATCTTTGATCGGACGCGGGCAAGCGCCTATCTGGGCGGCGACCAGGCGCAGCAGTCTTCGGCGCCGATGCTGCTGCTTCCCGTGACCTACACCGGCGGTACGGCGACGGTGTACGAGATGCGCAATCCGTGGCAGCGCGCTTGGGCCGAGTACCAGCCGGGGCGCAGCCCGATCAATTACGTGCGCCCGACCGGATCTGGCGGCGATTCGCTGCTGCTGACCTCGGGCCAGATCCAGCGTCGCAGCCGGACCTGGTGGCGCAACATCCTCGACCAGTTCGGCGCAGCCGACGTGCTCGTGCCGGTCGCACAGCTCGACTATCGCTATCCCGGCGGTCCGGTCGCGGGCCGCTTCACCGCCCGCTACGGCCCGGACAGCCGCGTGCTCGGCAGTTTCGAGCTGGAAGCCGCGTCGCCCGATGCCCTGCCGGCGATGCTGAACACCGCCGTGACGCGCTTCGACGCGATCTTCCGCAAGGCACTTGCCGACGGCAAGCTCACCCCCGATCCGACGCTCAATCTGGGCTCGGGCGAAATCGATCCTGCGGTCGCCCGCCTGATCGAGATCGGTCGCGCGATGCGAGCCCGCGAGAACGCCTTGCTCGAACGTGCCGACGAGATCGCACCCGCTCCTGTCGCCGCCCCGACCGCGACGCCCGATGCGCCGCAGGTACTCAACCGCCACACCGTCCAGTTCGCCACGCCGAATGCAGCCGCTTTCGATGCGACGCTCGGCCAGGTGCGCGGCATCGGCGGGGTGCGATCGGCCTCGATCAGCAGCACCGCGATCGGCGGCACGTCGGTCATGCAGGTGACCTATGCGGGCTCGCTCGACCAGCTCGCCGCGGCGCTGCGCGGAGCCGGCTTCACCGTCAATCAGGGCAGCACCGCGCTCGCCATCAGCCGCTAG